One Sphaerisporangium krabiense DNA segment encodes these proteins:
- a CDS encoding DNA-3-methyladenine glycosylase I, translating into MTPEPVRCGWVTSAPDYIRYHDEEWGRPVRGDDLVFERLTLEAFQSGLSWLTILRKRENFRAAFAGFSIPAVAAFGEADVARLLADPGIVRNRMKVEAAIANARVAAEVPGGVSELVWRYADPGAPVPKTHADLPATTPGSTALAKELKRHGFRFVGPTTAYALMQAIGLVNDHLADCWVRASG; encoded by the coding sequence GTGACCCCTGAGCCTGTCCGCTGCGGCTGGGTGACCAGCGCTCCCGACTACATCCGCTACCACGACGAAGAGTGGGGCCGTCCCGTCCGGGGCGACGACCTGGTGTTCGAGCGGCTCACCCTGGAGGCGTTCCAGTCCGGCCTGTCGTGGCTCACCATCCTGCGCAAGCGGGAGAACTTCCGCGCGGCCTTCGCCGGGTTCTCGATCCCCGCCGTCGCGGCGTTCGGCGAGGCCGACGTCGCCCGCCTGCTGGCCGACCCGGGCATCGTCCGCAACCGTATGAAGGTCGAGGCGGCCATCGCCAACGCCCGGGTCGCCGCCGAGGTCCCCGGCGGCGTGTCGGAACTGGTCTGGCGGTACGCCGACCCCGGCGCCCCCGTGCCGAAGACCCACGCCGACCTGCCCGCCACCACGCCCGGTTCCACGGCGCTGGCCAAGGAGCTCAAGCGGCACGGCTTCCGCTTCGTCGGCCCCACGACGGCGTACGCGCTGATGCAGGCGATCGGCCTGGTGAACGACCACCTCGCCGACTGCTGGGTGCGCGCGTCCGGCTGA